One window of Mucilaginibacter inviolabilis genomic DNA carries:
- a CDS encoding DUF4198 domain-containing protein has product MKYLTLITLFILMIAGKAKADSLWIEADAKGQIGQAQTIKVIFGSYNQYRLQKVTGEFQEVKDFTCWAISPSGKHISLQFTPKETAYEASFIPAEKGTYVVLLENKQRKVEDWSNSATKIGVAKQHYYARTIIQVGQEQMIAKETLTDLTIMEDGKSTADSVVNLLVLLHGKPVPNATLFMRHPEMQEQKLTTDQSGKVSFHAPKPGRYFALVTLKFETPGTYRGVHYDVFREKATLTKVL; this is encoded by the coding sequence ATGAAATATTTAACATTAATTACCCTGTTCATTTTAATGATAGCAGGTAAAGCCAAGGCCGATTCCTTATGGATTGAAGCTGATGCCAAAGGCCAGATTGGCCAGGCGCAAACCATTAAGGTGATATTTGGCTCTTACAATCAATACCGCCTGCAAAAAGTAACAGGCGAATTCCAGGAAGTAAAGGATTTTACCTGCTGGGCTATTAGTCCGTCGGGCAAACACATTAGTTTACAATTTACGCCAAAAGAAACCGCCTACGAAGCCAGTTTCATACCAGCAGAAAAAGGGACCTATGTGGTACTGCTTGAAAATAAACAGCGTAAGGTTGAGGATTGGAGTAACTCGGCCACCAAAATAGGGGTTGCCAAACAGCATTATTACGCGCGGACGATCATACAGGTTGGCCAGGAGCAAATGATTGCAAAAGAAACGCTAACAGATCTTACTATTATGGAAGATGGTAAAAGCACAGCAGATTCTGTAGTGAATTTATTGGTTTTGCTACATGGTAAGCCGGTACCTAATGCTACTTTATTTATGCGTCACCCGGAAATGCAGGAACAAAAACTAACTACCGATCAAAGCGGCAAAGTAAGCTTCCATGCACCCAAACCAGGCCGGTATTTTGCTTTGGTTACTTTAAAATTTGAAACACCCGGAACTTACAGAGGAGTACATTATGATGTATTCCGGGAAAAAGCCACATTAACTAAAGTGTTATAA